A window from Citrus sinensis cultivar Valencia sweet orange chromosome 3, DVS_A1.0, whole genome shotgun sequence encodes these proteins:
- the LOC102608137 gene encoding FH protein interacting protein FIP2 isoform X1 translates to MAKDSDSSSMVRLNIGGKKFYTTIDTLTRREPESMLAAMFSGRHTVFQDSEGYIFVDRDGKHFRHILNWLRDGAVPTLTESKFLELLREAEYYQLLGLIERIHTVTNKRKEDNELDTELTRIDIIKCIQSEKVRFRGLNLSGLDLSKLDLSLVDFSYACLRNVFFSRANLQSAKFRDVDAEGSIFHNATLRECEFAGANLRGALLAGANLQSANLQDACMIDCSFCGADLRSAHLQTADLTNANLEGANLEGANLKGAKLRNANLKGANLQRAYLRHVNLRDTHLEGAKLDGANLLGAIR, encoded by the exons ATGGCGAAGGACTCCGATTCGTCTTCAATGGTTCGTCTCAACATTG GgggaaagaaattttatacaaCAATTGATACTCTGACTCGTCGTGAGCCTGAGTCTATGCTTGCAGCTATGTTCAGCGGTCGCCATACTGTGTTCCAAGACTCTGAG GGATATATCTTTGTTGATAGGGACGGAAAACATTTTCGGCATATTCTGAATTGGTTAAGGGATGGGGCTGTCCCTACATTAACAGAGTCAAAGTTTTTAGAGCTTCTACGGGAAGCAGAATATTATCAATTACTT GGACTAATTGAGAGAATCCATACTGTCACAAATAAGAGAAAGGAAGATAATGAGTTAGATACTGAGCTAACACGCATTGATATCATCAAGTGTATACAGTCTGAAAAAGTCAGATTTCGAGGACTTAATCTTTCTGGCCTTGATCTTTCTAAGCTG GATCTTTCACTTGTGGACTTCAGCTATGCGTGTCTTAGAAATGTTTTCTTCTCACGCGCAAATCTTCAATCTGCGAAATTTCGG GATGTGGATGCTGAGGGTTCCATTTTTCACAATGCAACTTTGCGTGA ATGTGAATTTGCTGGGGCAAACCTTCGTGGAGCTTTACTAGCTGGTGCAAATCTTCAGAGTGCAAATTTACAAG ATGCTTGCATGATAGACTGCAGCTTCTGTGGAGCAGACCTGCGATCTGCACACTTACAG ACTGCTGATCTTACTAATGCCAACCTAGAGGGAGCTAATTTGGAAGGAGCTAATTTGAAG GGTGCAAAGCTACGTAATGCCAATTTAAAGGGTGCCAACCTTCAAAGAGCTTATTTACGGCACGTAAATCTTCGAGATACG CATCTGGAAGGTGCAAAGCTTGATGGCGCCAATCTTCTTGGAGCAATACGATGA
- the LOC102608137 gene encoding FH protein interacting protein FIP2 isoform X2 — translation MAKDSDSSSMVRLNIGGKKFYTTIDTLTRREPESMLAAMFSGRHTVFQDSEGYIFVDRDGKHFRHILNWLRDGAVPTLTESKFLELLREAEYYQLLGLIERIHTVTNKRKEDNELDTELTRIDIIKCIQSEKVRFRGLNLSGLDLSKLDLSLVDFSYACLRNVFFSRANLQSAKFRDVDAEGSIFHNATLRECEFAGANLRGALLAGANLQSANLQDACMIDCSFCGADLRSAHLQTADLTNANLEGANLEGANLKGAKLRNANLKGANLQRAYLRHVNLRDTVFW, via the exons ATGGCGAAGGACTCCGATTCGTCTTCAATGGTTCGTCTCAACATTG GgggaaagaaattttatacaaCAATTGATACTCTGACTCGTCGTGAGCCTGAGTCTATGCTTGCAGCTATGTTCAGCGGTCGCCATACTGTGTTCCAAGACTCTGAG GGATATATCTTTGTTGATAGGGACGGAAAACATTTTCGGCATATTCTGAATTGGTTAAGGGATGGGGCTGTCCCTACATTAACAGAGTCAAAGTTTTTAGAGCTTCTACGGGAAGCAGAATATTATCAATTACTT GGACTAATTGAGAGAATCCATACTGTCACAAATAAGAGAAAGGAAGATAATGAGTTAGATACTGAGCTAACACGCATTGATATCATCAAGTGTATACAGTCTGAAAAAGTCAGATTTCGAGGACTTAATCTTTCTGGCCTTGATCTTTCTAAGCTG GATCTTTCACTTGTGGACTTCAGCTATGCGTGTCTTAGAAATGTTTTCTTCTCACGCGCAAATCTTCAATCTGCGAAATTTCGG GATGTGGATGCTGAGGGTTCCATTTTTCACAATGCAACTTTGCGTGA ATGTGAATTTGCTGGGGCAAACCTTCGTGGAGCTTTACTAGCTGGTGCAAATCTTCAGAGTGCAAATTTACAAG ATGCTTGCATGATAGACTGCAGCTTCTGTGGAGCAGACCTGCGATCTGCACACTTACAG ACTGCTGATCTTACTAATGCCAACCTAGAGGGAGCTAATTTGGAAGGAGCTAATTTGAAG GGTGCAAAGCTACGTAATGCCAATTTAAAGGGTGCCAACCTTCAAAGAGCTTATTTACGGCACGTAAATCTTCGAGATACG GTGTTCTGGTGA
- the LOC102608137 gene encoding FH protein interacting protein FIP2 isoform X3 → MAKDSDSSSMVRLNIGGKKFYTTIDTLTRREPESMLAAMFSGRHTVFQDSEGYIFVDRDGKHFRHILNWLRDGAVPTLTESKFLELLREAEYYQLLGLIERIHTVTNKRKEDNELDTELTRIDIIKCIQSEKVRFRGLNLSGLDLSKLDLSLVDFSYACLRNVFFSRANLQSAKFRDVDAEGSIFHNATLRECEFAGANLRGALLAGANLQSANLQDACMIDCSFCGADLRSAHLQTADLTNANLEGANLEGANLKESLIC, encoded by the exons ATGGCGAAGGACTCCGATTCGTCTTCAATGGTTCGTCTCAACATTG GgggaaagaaattttatacaaCAATTGATACTCTGACTCGTCGTGAGCCTGAGTCTATGCTTGCAGCTATGTTCAGCGGTCGCCATACTGTGTTCCAAGACTCTGAG GGATATATCTTTGTTGATAGGGACGGAAAACATTTTCGGCATATTCTGAATTGGTTAAGGGATGGGGCTGTCCCTACATTAACAGAGTCAAAGTTTTTAGAGCTTCTACGGGAAGCAGAATATTATCAATTACTT GGACTAATTGAGAGAATCCATACTGTCACAAATAAGAGAAAGGAAGATAATGAGTTAGATACTGAGCTAACACGCATTGATATCATCAAGTGTATACAGTCTGAAAAAGTCAGATTTCGAGGACTTAATCTTTCTGGCCTTGATCTTTCTAAGCTG GATCTTTCACTTGTGGACTTCAGCTATGCGTGTCTTAGAAATGTTTTCTTCTCACGCGCAAATCTTCAATCTGCGAAATTTCGG GATGTGGATGCTGAGGGTTCCATTTTTCACAATGCAACTTTGCGTGA ATGTGAATTTGCTGGGGCAAACCTTCGTGGAGCTTTACTAGCTGGTGCAAATCTTCAGAGTGCAAATTTACAAG ATGCTTGCATGATAGACTGCAGCTTCTGTGGAGCAGACCTGCGATCTGCACACTTACAG ACTGCTGATCTTACTAATGCCAACCTAGAGGGAGCTAATTTGGAAGGAGCTAATTTGAAG GAGagtttaatttgttga